A part of Penaeus vannamei isolate JL-2024 chromosome 1, ASM4276789v1, whole genome shotgun sequence genomic DNA contains:
- the trus gene encoding programmed cell death protein 2-like, with translation MASKPQLVLLGYVDEQITSKYQQVVNFTTSKIGGAPDWCISGSSIPICKRCGRRQSLVIQIYCPLEGSPYHRTLFIFACVTQECWNRPHSWTCLRSQIPDPTSSKTSLPSTKAVPPQSAGGETWFEDDDDWGSNDNDGNGNADNYNFASSSQLYLDNMAKKPDGMSNLNNMNSNTSSITEVAQSMESKLNIIEGDANANEALCGAVGIVGCGGEGVEASAVIEGSEEDMIAVDTPEQPTTDIPALFQEAAQIDANADVTFIPYFLSSEIEPPEDVSFTDHERELLVRYTHSTGHDFREEENAGGGEGKGDGVYEKDVAIHGDVLLHKFKKRISRSPQQVMRYCREEGASPLWLRPPGASDVATKCQHCGGSMVFELQLTPQMIIHLRVSGVQGTPLEFGTVTVFTCLASCWSDKDTVRQEAIVVQSEVI, from the exons GATTGGTGTATAAGTGGTTCGTCAATTCCAATATGCAAGAGATGTGGGAGAAGACAGTCTTTAGTGATTCAAATCTATTGCCCGTTGGAAGGGAGCCCATACCATCGCACACTCTTCATCTTTGCTTGTGTTACGCAGGAGTGCTGGAACCGTCCCCATAG CTGGACCTGTCTAAGAAGCCAGATCCCAGATCCCACTTCATCCAAGACGTCCCTCCCTAGCACCAAGGCTGTTCCCCCCCAGTCAGCGGGAGGGGAGACTTGGTTTGAGGATGACGATGACTGgggtagtaatgacaatgatggcaatGGCAACGCGGACAACTATAACTTCGCCTCATCATCGCAGCTGTACCTGGACAATATGGCCAAGAAGCCTGATGGCATGAGCAACCTAAATAACATGAACTCCAACACATCATCAATCACCGAGGTTGCGCAGAGCATGGAGAGTAAGCTGAACATTATCGAG GGGGATGCCAATGCTAATGAGGCCCTGTGTGGTGCTGTGGGTATTGTTGGGTGTGGTGGAGAAGGAGTAGAGGCTTCGGCTGTGATTGAAGGCTCCGAAGAGGACATGATTGCAGTGGACACACCCGAGCAACCGACGACTGACATCCCAGCTCTGTTCCAG GAAGCAGCCCAGATAGATGCCAATGCAGATGTGACTTTCATTCCCTACTTCCTGTCAAGTGAAATAGAACCACCAGAAGATGTATCATTTACAGACCATGAGAGAGAACTGTTGGTGCGCTACACTCATAGCACAGGACATGACTTCAGAGAGGAG GAAAATGCAggcggaggtgaggggaagggagatggtgtTTACGAGAAGGATGTAGCCATCCATGGAGATGTACTACTTCACAAGTTCAAAAAAAGGATCTCGCGCAGTCCACAGCAAGTGATGAG GTATTGTCGAGAGGAAGGTGCGTCCCCGCTCTGGTTGCGTCCCCCAGGAGCCAGTGATGTGGCAACCAAGTGCCAACACTGTGGAGGCAGCATGGTCTTTGAACTGCAGCTGACACCACAGATGATCATCCATCTGCGAGTTTCAGGAGTCCAGGGTACACCTTTAGAGTTTGGAACTGTGACGGTGTTTACTTGTTTAGCGTCTTGTTGGTCGGATAAAGACACAGTTAGACAAGAAGCAATAGTTGTCCAAAGTGAAGTCATTTAA